The genome window GTTCATCGAAGATTAGGATTCCATGAGGGTCACCTCTAGCCAAACGGTTAAGTTTGGCCACTACAGGGAGTAGTTATACTGAAGGAGCTCTCAAACTACAAAGTAGCAGTCAGAAACTGCTCCACTGCACTTcacaattccttttttttttcatttccctCAAAAAATATAATGAACTACTGACATCTCTAAAGTGTAACCTGAATCGTTGTCCCTCCCCACATATAGCACCCAATgcatattttattaaaataaactTGACAAACAAATCTAGGGGACAAGATCATATTACCTTTGATGGAGGAAGATATAAGCTTGGAGACCTAGGGCCCCCCAGTACCTCTTCTTTCCAGATTCCAGATTTATTAGGATAAAACAAGTAAGAGACATCCATTAAATGAACGGGCAAGAGGGTAAGTGATTGAAAGGTAGGAGACCATTAGTCAGGCAGATTTTGGGAGGATCTTATGATTCCTCACTCACTTCATATGCTTGTGTCTCCAATTGCTTTGGTCCTGAAAACCACTCGCTTACCTACTACAGTACTACCACTCTTAATCAAATTTCTTCTTCAGTTCAACACCAACTTCAAACATTAACCAAGCAACAAGTGGTTGACGTTGTGATTGTATATTTAGAGCCTATAATGttgacagaagaagaaaaaggacgGGTTTTTTTTACCTCGCTCTTCTAGTTCCACACGAGGGCTGATCAGTCTGGTGAAATCACATATTTGGATACTCATCAGGGAGTTACAGACTTATAGAAATAAAAGTAATGAATTTGCATCTGCAAAAACAAATGCCACTAGTGAGCCGACTAGGTAGAAAGTAGTATAGACTAATTATGCATTTACCTTTGCCTCGTATAAACTGATCCCAATGGTTTGACACAAGAACCTGATCACTCGTCGGATTGAAACAAATATGAAGCTTATGATAGTATAACAACTTGAATATAAGTATCCATCATGGAAGAATTAGTTACGCCTGAAAAACTGCAGGTATACTTCAAAACGATGAAATACCATTCAGCATATATTTACACATAACCAAACTATACATTTTACAATCTATATAGCCGAAAACATCAGCAAATAAAGAATAATACATAACAACAAACTACAGGTGTTTTCAAagtaaggacttaaaataagtacacgtgttttcaccattgatttaaaacatgtagGACTCAAAACAGTGGGTCCCACTAGTCATTTCACgtaaatcaatggtcaaaaagctgtacttattttaagtgtCCTTACTTTGAGTACTTATAAGAGAATTCCTGTAGAAAGTAGTAGTATTGTGAGAAAAGAAACCACTAACTATGTTGATGATTATCTCACCGCCCTGTTCTAGACAAGTAAGAGAAGCCCTTCAGACACAAAAAAGATTCTTACCTGGCAGATTTAATGTACACACCAGTATAATGAACTCTAGGTCAACAAGTGGTTGTCAATTGAGAAAGATCTAAGCCTTCATTTCTTCTTTCGGGATGCACGAGAAATGGACTTTGAGAACATGGAAAATTTTATCCCAAAAAACCCTGAAGCCTTGGAAGATGATTTCTTTTCTGTGGAATTGTCACTGACATCTCGAGAGGCATCAAAGGTCGGTCCATTGCAGTCTTCCTCAGCATCATATTTGATATCTCTTAATTGCCGTAGCAGTTCACATGCACTAGCCTTTGCCTTCTCAGTTCCATTCATAGATATATGAACCAGTGAAGGGATAATACCTTTATCCATGACCGTGTGACAATATTGAACCTTCTGTGAGCACAGAGAAAGAAGAACAGCCACTGCATGCTCTTGGTCGTCATGACTTCCAATCTCAAGTATTTCAGCAATAGAAGCAACGCATTCATCAGATTCAGCAATAGAAACCCTAGCCTCCTCAATGTCACAGAAAACTTTCAAAAGAGATAAACAATGGTTTGCAAGAGAGCTTTCTTTTAAGAGAGGAACTAAAATTGGAATGCATCCTAAAGATACAATGTGGCAACAGATATCCTTGTTTGAGGACAAATTCTGCAGAACTCTAATGGCTTGTTCCTCGAATTTTCTGGTCTGGGGTTCAAGGATCTTTATGATGGGAACAAGAGCACCAGATTCTGCAATTTTAGATCTTAAATGTGGATGGCCAGACAACACATCCAATACAGCAAGCACCTCTTCAGTTACTTCTGAATCAAGAAAAGATGCGAAGAGGCTATATGCATCTCCATTTAAGTATGATATCCCACCCCTGAATGAAGCAGCACagagaaaaaaatttacttgCGAAATTTATACTTGCACATTATAAGTAAGAGATTTGAGTTGCAAATAAGCGGCTGAAACAACAAGCACCTGCATGACTATGACATTTTAATGGCAGAAATTTAGGGATGTTAATGGTACTAAAGTAGGGCCGGCTGTTATATAGTGTCTGTATAGTTATTGCTAAATATGTACAGTTATTAGATAGATCATATAGTATATATGCTTTCCTTATTTGGCAGATTACAGCTCTGTCAATTAGCTGTTTGATTCCTAATAATCAGGCTTGTACAGTTCTATTTAATGAAGGTATCCGAAGGAGAGAGCACCTTTttttcgaaaatgataaagatccagCAATTGGTATCCTAGTTATCCCAGctgttgagttggacgcacaGACCCAAGTGAATTCATGAGATCCACACGTCCCATATGATGCCCATGAAATCTCGTGCCTACAACTCAGCAGTTGTAATAACTGTGATACCAGTTGCTGGGATCCCTATAAACTACAGTTTTTTTGCTCCTCAAAATACTGTGTGCTTTGACATGATAGAGCTCACAAGAGCTTTAAGTACTGGATGTCAATGCATTTACAGGTCAACTTATCCTAGAAGTCACGAAAAAAGGCTTAAAATTCTCAATTAAGAAGAAACAACAAGTATGGAACTTGTAATGACAGTTCAATAGGTTAAAAACAACAAGCATCGCCGTCAATAAAAGGAAATAGCAACATCGCAAAATTTCTCTTAACTAGTACtgtcaaaaaattaaaacttacCTGTTTTTGCTGACAAATGCCAATAACAACTGATATCCAGTCCTTTGCGCTTCTAAATCATGTAAGCTATGAGCTTCCCTCAAAAATTTAATGAGAGGTTCAACAAAATTCTCAGATGACAGAGAATAACAAGTTTGATCACTGTGTTGCAAATAGCTTTTGATATTTTCAACCATCTTGTTTTGCGATTCCCAGTTAAGCTCTGAAAGTGTCAATAAAAACCCTGTCTCATCTAAAGAATGACGTCTATGAGACTCAACATTTCCCATTGCCAATGTTGTATTCGAGGCATCCGCAACCTTAGCATGTAACGAGTGCGGAGAGTAACTAGTATCTAAAGATCCAAGAGACACATTGCTGATATCCAATGGAAGGCGTAAATCATTCATGGAATTGCCGAAGCTAGCAATGGAAGTGGAGGATTGGTCTGAGTGAATCACATTTAGATACGTACTTGGATCAGGAATGGTGATTCCATGTGTGATGCACCACTTTAATATTAGGTCCTTCATAACAACATTCGGAGTTAAAGACTGATGAACCAGATTCATTTTTGTTACTGGACACGTATTATTACCCTCATCAAACCACTTCTGGATCCATACCCTTTCAAATGTTTGCCCAGAAGCTACGACAACAGGATCATACATCAATCTCAAAGATATGGGGCACTTAAATTCCTCGGGGGGTACAGCTCTATTTAACAAGTCAACTTGAGCCTCAAAATGGCCACAACCCCGGGAAGATTCTACTGCAGTAGATCTACAACTATGAGAACGGCCCCTATTGTTCGGATGCACAAATGATCGAGCACCTTCACCCTCTGTTTGCTCCTCCATCATCAAGTTTCCATACTTCTTCAATAGATACAGCaagtattttaatattttcttctttatagGGTCATCATCACCAATTTTATCTAACAGCTTCCTAATCGATCTTTTCTCTATTAAGATGGCCTTCGATGATGTAATACATAGCTTTGAAGCAGCAAATTGCAGAGCTTTGGGTTCAGAATTGTCCCCTGAATCCAATTTAGAATTACCGTGCCGAAGCAATTCACGCATAAGCTTACCAGCCTCTTCCTCAGAAGAATCCTGGATAAACATTGCATCTCGAAGATCATCAATAATTTGAGAGATCTGCAAGCAGAAATTGATTTCGAAAAAGGATCAAAATTACAATTTCATTTCACATAAGAAATACAGAACCTAAAAGTGCCTACCTAAGATAGATTCATCTCCACATCATTATTCATCTCTATAATGTCTTGCAACAATAATAAATTCAAGAAAGAAATGCATCAAAAATGCATCATGGAATAAGGATGAAAACTGCTTTACCAGACAATTGCTATACAACTGTGGTAATCGCTTGGGAAAATTTCCAATAGTCCAAAATGAAACAAGGAATAACAGCAAGAAATCACCAGAGAAGCATTCCACAGAAAATTTTCAGGAACAGCTGAGAATTAAGGGGAACTGATTCTGAAATAGAGAGGAGGTCAGATTTCTCATAACTTGAACAGGGGAGAGTGTTAGAAGATAAGACGAAGAAAAATCATAGAAGTGACAAAACAAAAGTACATATCCAATTAGTATATCATTTATGGGATTCAGCAAAGCTCCAAGTCAAATAAATGGGTAGCATTGGAGTTGAAAATTCTAAAGTAAATGCATCTTGAACAAAGCACTGTGGGTCCTAGAAACCACACCCTTAATCTCTATGAGAGTTGAATCTAGAACATCTGCATTAGAATTACCAAATTCAATTCATGAGGATTCTTAAAATCATGATCATAATATGCCAACATCACAAGTGATCAACTCAAAAATTAAGGTTGGAACATCAAGTGAAAAGGATATTTATTTGTGGAAACAGCAAGTGGCTGGCAAATGCTTTGAGCTTACACCAAACAgctgtgcatatatataattttttgaagtcaacatactgggaaaaaaaatggaaaatgagaACAAGGAAAAACACTCAAAAGACACGTAGTATCCAACCTTAGCAGCCAACGATACTGGTACCATGGTTCGAATTTCTTTCAAACTTTTTTCCAATAAGTCCCTTGACCTTTGACATCTTGAGAGTATCACATCTCCAGATATTGCCTGAAAGGGACAAGAACACTTTATGGGATATGAAAATAGAGTTCAGCAGAATAAGGTATAACAGCATGGGTTAATCAACTGTAACACAATGCAAAACGGAAAAATTAATTTCCACACAACTATTAGAGGTTCTACAAAGAAGCAATTTCTGCAAAAGagtt of Tripterygium wilfordii isolate XIE 37 chromosome 13, ASM1340144v1, whole genome shotgun sequence contains these proteins:
- the LOC120011707 gene encoding U-box domain-containing protein 5 isoform X1 codes for the protein MGNEVTEAVDLLPHPCKFKVHCLMCTELMKFVDRITNILPDIEAARPRCSSGLQALCSLSTAIDKSNLILQYCSDSSKLYLAISGDVILSRCQRSRDLLEKSLKEIRTMVPVSLAAKISQIIDDLRDAMFIQDSSEEEAGKLMRELLRHGNSKLDSGDNSEPKALQFAASKLCITSSKAILIEKRSIRKLLDKIGDDDPIKKKILKYLLYLLKKYGNLMMEEQTEGEGARSFVHPNNRGRSHSCRSTAVESSRGCGHFEAQVDLLNRAVPPEEFKCPISLRLMYDPVVVASGQTFERVWIQKWFDEGNNTCPVTKMNLVHQSLTPNVVMKDLILKWCITHGITIPDPSTYLNVIHSDQSSTSIASFGNSMNDLRLPLDISNVSLGSLDTSYSPHSLHAKVADASNTTLAMGNVESHRRHSLDETGFLLTLSELNWESQNKMVENIKSYLQHSDQTCYSLSSENFVEPLIKFLREAHSLHDLEAQRTGYQLLLAFVSKNRGGISYLNGDAYSLFASFLDSEVTEEVLAVLDVLSGHPHLRSKIAESGALVPIIKILEPQTRKFEEQAIRVLQNLSSNKDICCHIVSLGCIPILVPLLKESSLANHCLSLLKVFCDIEEARVSIAESDECVASIAEILEIGSHDDQEHAVAVLLSLCSQKVQYCHTVMDKGIIPSLVHISMNGTEKAKASACELLRQLRDIKYDAEEDCNGPTFDASRDVSDNSTEKKSSSKASGFFGIKFSMFSKSISRASRKKK
- the LOC120011707 gene encoding U-box domain-containing protein 5 isoform X2 encodes the protein MFIQDSSEEEAGKLMRELLRHGNSKLDSGDNSEPKALQFAASKLCITSSKAILIEKRSIRKLLDKIGDDDPIKKKILKYLLYLLKKYGNLMMEEQTEGEGARSFVHPNNRGRSHSCRSTAVESSRGCGHFEAQVDLLNRAVPPEEFKCPISLRLMYDPVVVASGQTFERVWIQKWFDEGNNTCPVTKMNLVHQSLTPNVVMKDLILKWCITHGITIPDPSTYLNVIHSDQSSTSIASFGNSMNDLRLPLDISNVSLGSLDTSYSPHSLHAKVADASNTTLAMGNVESHRRHSLDETGFLLTLSELNWESQNKMVENIKSYLQHSDQTCYSLSSENFVEPLIKFLREAHSLHDLEAQRTGYQLLLAFVSKNRGGISYLNGDAYSLFASFLDSEVTEEVLAVLDVLSGHPHLRSKIAESGALVPIIKILEPQTRKFEEQAIRVLQNLSSNKDICCHIVSLGCIPILVPLLKESSLANHCLSLLKVFCDIEEARVSIAESDECVASIAEILEIGSHDDQEHAVAVLLSLCSQKVQYCHTVMDKGIIPSLVHISMNGTEKAKASACELLRQLRDIKYDAEEDCNGPTFDASRDVSDNSTEKKSSSKASGFFGIKFSMFSKSISRASRKKK